The Janthinobacterium lividum genome has a window encoding:
- a CDS encoding molybdopterin cofactor-binding domain-containing protein, translating into MFKLPKENAGARPPALGRRGFLIAAASTGFTLAFLRADSSLAAGKVAPAPPKHSAAPVFDPGIWFQIGHDGIVTVNIAKAEMGQHIGTALARIVAEELEADWDKVRLHYVDTDPKWGLMVTGGSWSVWQNFDPLSRAGAAGRLALVEEGARLLRVPVSACHARLGVVHGRGRSISYGEIVRRGKLARQYTPEQLKAIVLKTPQQRSLIGQHVQALDIPAKINGTAVYGIDAQVEGMLYARPKIPPTRYGSKVVSIDDTAAKKVKGYLRSFALQDPSGTVPGWVMVLADSYAAAMRAADLVQVKWRAGAAAHVSEQDILNYATKQLADASLGARVVDDDGVEQAFKDASLQMERHYTTSTVLHFQLEPVNALAQEIDGVWHIHAGNQWQSLILPVLAQALKVPESKVMLHTYLLGGGFGRRLNGDYCVPAALAAQAVGRPVKMICTRADDARFDSPRSPSVQHVRMAFDDAGKVSAMVHEASAGWPTQAMIPAFLAKDKQGHPYDAFAIAGADHWYTVGAQRVRAVSNDLANSSFRPGWLRSVGPGWTNWAVESFMDEAAQAAKVDPLAFRLSLLQGTGRNAGSAPNAVGGAARLAHVLRRVADKAGWGTAMPPDTGLGIAATFGQERDMPTWTACVARVKVDRSTCMVKVEKLFMVIDAGSIVDPDGALAQAEGGALWGVSMALHEGTAFLNGEVKDTNLNTYTPLRMADVPELDIEFVASTATSTGMGEPPTTAVAPAIGNAIFAAVASRVRHLPIRPEAVLKGLDRHGAV; encoded by the coding sequence GTGTTTAAGCTGCCGAAAGAAAACGCCGGAGCCCGTCCCCCTGCACTGGGCCGGCGCGGTTTCCTGATCGCCGCCGCCAGCACGGGTTTTACGCTGGCCTTCTTGCGCGCCGACAGCTCATTGGCTGCCGGCAAGGTGGCGCCCGCGCCGCCAAAACACAGCGCCGCACCCGTGTTCGATCCCGGCATCTGGTTCCAGATCGGCCACGACGGCATCGTCACCGTCAACATCGCCAAGGCGGAAATGGGCCAGCACATCGGCACGGCCCTGGCGCGCATCGTGGCCGAGGAGCTGGAAGCGGACTGGGACAAGGTGCGCCTGCACTACGTGGACACGGACCCGAAATGGGGCTTGATGGTGACGGGCGGCAGCTGGTCCGTCTGGCAGAATTTCGACCCCCTCAGCCGCGCCGGCGCGGCCGGGCGCCTCGCGCTGGTCGAAGAGGGCGCGCGCCTGCTGCGCGTGCCCGTGTCCGCCTGCCACGCCAGACTGGGCGTCGTGCATGGCCGGGGACGCTCGATCAGCTATGGCGAAATCGTGCGCCGTGGCAAGCTGGCGCGCCAGTACACGCCCGAACAATTGAAGGCCATCGTGCTCAAGACGCCGCAGCAGCGCAGCCTGATCGGCCAGCATGTGCAGGCGCTGGACATCCCCGCGAAAATCAATGGCACGGCCGTGTACGGCATCGATGCGCAGGTCGAGGGCATGTTGTATGCGCGTCCGAAGATCCCGCCCACGCGCTACGGCTCGAAAGTGGTGTCCATCGATGATACGGCGGCGAAAAAGGTCAAGGGCTATCTGCGTTCGTTTGCCTTGCAGGACCCCAGCGGCACGGTGCCCGGCTGGGTCATGGTGTTGGCGGACTCCTATGCGGCCGCCATGCGCGCGGCCGACCTGGTACAAGTGAAATGGCGGGCTGGCGCGGCCGCCCACGTGTCGGAGCAAGATATCCTCAACTACGCCACCAAGCAGCTGGCCGACGCCAGCCTGGGTGCCCGCGTAGTCGATGATGATGGCGTGGAGCAAGCTTTCAAGGATGCCAGCCTGCAAATGGAACGCCACTACACGACGAGCACCGTGCTGCATTTCCAGCTGGAACCGGTGAATGCCCTCGCGCAGGAAATCGACGGCGTCTGGCACATTCATGCGGGCAACCAGTGGCAATCGTTGATCCTGCCCGTGCTGGCGCAGGCGTTGAAGGTGCCGGAGAGCAAGGTGATGCTGCATACCTATCTGCTGGGCGGCGGCTTCGGGCGGCGCCTGAATGGCGATTATTGCGTGCCGGCCGCGCTGGCGGCGCAAGCCGTGGGGCGGCCCGTCAAGATGATTTGCACGCGGGCCGATGATGCCCGTTTTGATTCGCCCCGTTCGCCGTCCGTGCAGCATGTGCGCATGGCATTCGACGACGCCGGCAAGGTGTCGGCGATGGTGCACGAGGCCAGTGCGGGCTGGCCTACGCAAGCGATGATTCCCGCCTTCCTGGCCAAGGATAAGCAGGGCCATCCGTATGACGCGTTCGCCATCGCCGGCGCCGACCACTGGTACACGGTGGGCGCGCAGCGCGTGCGGGCCGTGTCGAACGACCTGGCCAACAGCAGTTTCCGCCCCGGCTGGCTGCGCTCCGTGGGCCCCGGCTGGACGAATTGGGCTGTGGAAAGTTTTATGGACGAGGCGGCGCAGGCGGCCAAGGTCGATCCGCTGGCTTTTCGTTTGTCGCTGCTGCAGGGTACTGGACGCAACGCGGGCAGCGCGCCGAACGCCGTCGGCGGCGCCGCGCGCCTGGCCCACGTGCTGCGGCGGGTGGCGGACAAGGCCGGCTGGGGCACGGCCATGCCTCCCGACACGGGCCTGGGCATTGCCGCCACGTTCGGCCAGGAACGCGACATGCCCACCTGGACGGCGTGCGTGGCCCGCGTCAAGGTGGATCGCAGCACTTGCATGGTGAAAGTCGAAAAACTGTTCATGGTGATCGACGCGGGCAGCATCGTCGACCCCGATGGCGCCCTGGCGCAGGCGGAAGGGGGCGCGTTGTGGGGCGTGAGCATGGCCTTGCATGAGGGCACGGCTTTCCTGAATGGCGAAGTGAAGGATACCAACCTGAACACCTACACGCCACTGCGCATGGCTGACGTGCCCGAGCTCGACATTGAATTCGTTGCTAGTACGGCGACTTCGACGGGCATGGGCGAACCGCCCACGACGGCCGTGGCACCGGCCATTGGCAACGCCATCTTTGCCGCCGTGGCCTCGCGCGTACGGCATTTGCCGATCCGCCCGGAAGCCGTGCTGAAGGGACTGGACCGGCACGGCGCCGTGTAG
- a CDS encoding (2Fe-2S)-binding protein, producing MYNIIVNGQPFGTEADAETPLLWVLRDEAHLTGTKFGCGIGMCGACTVHVDGRAMRSCITPIAAVAGCAITTIEGLSPDGTHPLQRAWLATQAPQCGYCQSGQIMQAATLLRDYPQPTDANIDAVMSGNLCRCMAYVRIRKAIKLAAGMQEAPGV from the coding sequence ATGTATAACATTATTGTGAATGGACAGCCCTTCGGCACCGAGGCCGACGCCGAAACGCCCCTGCTGTGGGTGCTGCGCGACGAAGCTCATTTAACAGGCACGAAGTTTGGCTGCGGCATCGGCATGTGCGGCGCCTGCACCGTGCACGTGGATGGCCGCGCCATGCGCTCGTGCATCACGCCGATTGCCGCCGTGGCCGGCTGCGCCATCACCACCATCGAAGGCCTCTCGCCCGATGGCACGCATCCTTTGCAGCGGGCGTGGCTGGCCACGCAGGCGCCCCAGTGCGGCTATTGCCAGTCGGGCCAGATCATGCAGGCGGCCACCTTGCTGCGTGATTACCCGCAGCCGACGGATGCGAATATCGATGCCGTCATGAGCGGCAACCTGTGTCGCTGCATGGCGTATGTGCGCATCCGCAAGGCGATCAAGCTGGCGGCCGGCATGCAGGAGGCGCCCGGTGTTTAA
- a CDS encoding Na+/H+ antiporter, protein MHTVTIILILVLTVVLCGFLARSRWVRLPLPLIQIAGGTGLAVFGVQVPLDPDIFFLLFIPPLLFLDGWRIPKGAFFSDARSILMLAIGLVLFTVLGMGFFIDWLIPSVPLAVAFALGAILSPTDPVAVSAIAAGNPIPPRLMHILEGESLLNDASGLVCFTFAVGAMMTGGFSIGAASLSFLQEAGGGIIIGLAISWGVGLANKWLVSKVGEEPGLQILISILIPFAAYLGAEQIHGSGILAAATAGVSMHYADLIGRPLAATRTQRKAVWDTVQLVLNGVIFVMLGAQLPTTVAGLPAASAEIGAGSAWKLPLFVIAITVGLTFMRFLWVFISMKLTLFKHHKKMAGEPKDAALLARPSLRLLLVASFAGVRGALTLAGILTLPLFLPDGNRFPARDLVIFLAMGVILLSLLLASVTLPLLTKGLVFAPPARRSTEERNARAAAAEAAIARLEKVCEGIDKNDKQQVVTEAANRLIEAYRRRLAYGESSNDEAMRLQELAKAERALRLEALNAERDELFRRRISGELDDTIHLRLLREIDLLEATLEE, encoded by the coding sequence ATGCATACCGTTACGATCATCCTCATCCTCGTTTTGACCGTCGTCCTGTGCGGCTTTCTCGCCCGCTCGCGCTGGGTCAGGCTGCCGCTGCCCCTGATCCAGATCGCCGGCGGCACGGGATTGGCCGTGTTTGGCGTGCAAGTGCCGCTCGATCCCGACATTTTCTTCCTGCTCTTCATCCCGCCGCTGCTGTTTCTCGATGGCTGGCGCATCCCCAAGGGCGCCTTCTTTTCCGACGCGCGCTCGATCCTGATGCTGGCCATCGGCCTGGTGCTGTTTACCGTGCTGGGCATGGGTTTCTTCATCGACTGGCTGATCCCCAGCGTGCCGCTGGCCGTCGCCTTCGCGCTGGGCGCCATCCTATCGCCGACCGACCCCGTGGCCGTGTCGGCGATCGCCGCCGGCAATCCCATCCCGCCGCGCCTGATGCACATCCTCGAAGGCGAATCCCTGCTGAACGACGCTTCTGGCCTCGTCTGCTTCACGTTTGCCGTGGGCGCCATGATGACGGGCGGCTTTTCCATCGGCGCCGCCTCGCTGAGTTTCCTGCAGGAAGCGGGCGGCGGCATCATCATCGGCCTGGCCATCTCATGGGGCGTGGGCCTGGCAAATAAATGGCTGGTGAGCAAGGTCGGCGAAGAGCCGGGCCTGCAAATCCTGATCAGCATCCTGATCCCGTTTGCCGCCTACCTGGGCGCCGAGCAAATCCACGGCTCCGGCATCCTGGCCGCCGCCACAGCCGGCGTCTCCATGCATTACGCCGACCTGATCGGCCGGCCGCTGGCCGCCACGCGCACCCAGCGCAAGGCCGTGTGGGATACCGTACAACTGGTCTTGAATGGCGTGATCTTCGTCATGCTGGGCGCGCAGCTGCCCACCACCGTTGCCGGCTTGCCAGCCGCCTCCGCCGAAATCGGCGCCGGCAGCGCCTGGAAACTGCCGCTGTTCGTCATCGCCATCACGGTGGGGCTGACCTTCATGCGCTTCCTCTGGGTCTTCATTTCCATGAAACTGACCCTGTTCAAGCACCACAAGAAAATGGCCGGCGAACCGAAGGATGCGGCGCTGCTGGCCCGCCCAAGCCTGCGCTTGCTGCTGGTAGCGTCGTTTGCGGGCGTGCGCGGCGCGCTGACCCTGGCCGGCATTTTGACCCTGCCCTTGTTCTTGCCAGACGGTAATCGTTTCCCGGCGCGCGACCTCGTCATCTTCCTGGCTATGGGCGTCATTTTGCTGTCGCTGCTGCTGGCCAGCGTCACCTTGCCCCTGCTGACCAAGGGCCTGGTGTTCGCACCACCCGCGCGCCGCTCGACGGAAGAGCGCAATGCCCGCGCCGCTGCCGCCGAAGCGGCCATCGCGCGGCTGGAAAAGGTGTGCGAAGGCATCGACAAAAATGACAAGCAGCAAGTCGTCACGGAGGCGGCCAACCGCCTTATCGAAGCTTACCGGCGCCGCCTGGCGTATGGCGAAAGCAGCAATGACGAGGCGATGCGGCTGCAGGAACTGGCCAAGGCCGAGCGCGCGCTGCGGCTGGAAGCGCTGAATGCGGAGCGGGACGAACTGTTCCGCCGCCGCATTTCGGGCGAACTGGACGACACCATCCATTTGCGCCTGCTGCGCGAAATCGACTTGCTGGAAGCGACACTGGAAGAATAG
- a CDS encoding diguanylate cyclase: MSTRMSNKLARKLRPTLDSVLRRAHLSVSLIAVMAAGLTLTAVALLALRVYSDQNLRLVARSMSYTVEGAVVFGDSLAAKEALALIGVNEDIDQAQVSDKAGKVLARWERGEHGTRYYIERALTGWMLPDSLTFPIMRNEQAIGNITLVPHSRSLLPFLLSGLSCLLACLVLSLAVAVRLSRRMETEITSPLRHLAETAHRVRRDRSFELRVPPANIAELNQINDDFNALLDELEAWQSHLQKEHASLSHRANHDSLTGLSNRSFMEAELERAILEARVSNGKVAVLFLDSDRFKYINDTFGHASGDRVLVTIAARIKQQLREGDLVARLGGDEFAILLKPLRNSSDAMHIADNIIAAMAQAIELPTGNSIVSSLTIGVAVFPDHAIDAVSLVGAADEAMYRAKQAQRGTRQVARLPQPHTHP, encoded by the coding sequence ATGAGCACCCGGATGAGCAACAAGCTTGCCCGCAAGCTCCGCCCCACGCTCGACAGCGTGCTGCGGCGCGCCCACCTGAGCGTGTCGCTGATCGCCGTGATGGCGGCCGGCCTGACTCTGACAGCCGTGGCGCTGCTGGCTCTGCGCGTGTATTCGGACCAGAACCTGCGCCTGGTGGCCCGCTCGATGAGCTACACGGTGGAGGGGGCAGTCGTCTTTGGCGACTCCTTGGCAGCCAAGGAAGCGCTGGCCCTGATCGGCGTCAATGAAGATATCGACCAGGCACAGGTGAGCGACAAGGCCGGCAAGGTGCTGGCCCGCTGGGAACGGGGCGAACATGGCACGCGCTACTACATCGAACGCGCGCTGACAGGCTGGATGCTGCCCGATTCCCTGACCTTCCCCATCATGCGCAATGAACAGGCCATCGGCAACATCACGCTGGTGCCGCACAGCCGCAGCCTGCTACCCTTCCTGCTGAGCGGCCTCTCCTGCCTGCTGGCTTGCCTGGTGCTGAGCCTGGCCGTCGCCGTGCGCCTGTCGCGCCGCATGGAAACGGAGATCACGTCGCCCCTGCGCCATCTGGCGGAAACGGCGCACCGCGTGCGGCGCGACCGTTCATTCGAACTGCGCGTGCCACCGGCCAACATCGCCGAACTGAACCAGATCAATGACGACTTCAACGCCCTGCTCGACGAACTGGAAGCGTGGCAGAGCCATCTGCAAAAGGAACACGCCTCGCTGTCGCACCGCGCCAACCACGACAGCCTGACGGGCCTGTCGAACCGCTCCTTCATGGAAGCGGAGCTGGAACGCGCCATCCTCGAAGCACGGGTCAGCAATGGCAAGGTGGCCGTGCTGTTCCTCGACAGCGACCGTTTTAAATACATCAACGATACCTTCGGCCATGCCTCGGGCGACCGCGTGCTGGTGACGATCGCCGCGCGCATCAAGCAGCAATTGCGCGAGGGTGACCTGGTGGCGCGCCTGGGCGGCGACGAATTCGCCATCCTGCTCAAGCCGCTGCGCAACAGTAGCGACGCCATGCACATCGCCGACAACATCATCGCCGCCATGGCGCAAGCCATTGAACTACCCACTGGCAACAGCATCGTCAGCTCGCTGACCATCGGCGTGGCCGTCTTCCCCGATCACGCCATCGACGCCGTTTCGCTGGTCGGCGCGGCGGACGAAGCCATGTACCGCGCCAAGCAGGCGCAGCGCGGCACGCGCCAGGTGGCGCGCCTGCCGCAACCCCATACTCATCCCTGA
- a CDS encoding c-type cytochrome, which translates to MLKKIFTGLLLSLALLIVAALAAYLYYWRPALAPIDPPAATAFSPQVVERGRILAGMGNCAACHTAKGGAEYAGGHGLATPFGTIYATNITPDRQTGIGRWSLAAFQRAMREGVGRDGAHLYPVFPYTHFNLVSDADLTALYAYFMTRPPVYAAAPANSVPFPLNLRALQAGWKLLFFKPASFQLDPAQGLDWNRGRYLAEGLAHCAACHTPRNALGAELAGSSYLGASIDHWYAPALTSANTAPLPWTQDELYAFLRTGATALHGVAAGPMSAVVHEGMGASPDSDIRALSVYFAGVAGVEQRQVDTDTVVKAGIARSQRVSLVDNDRGASLYVAACASCHSNSDGRPVTLRPELSLNSAVSAPDPANLIQVILHGISKDEAMPGVLMPGFAASLTNNDVAQLAAYLRRSRSPQPAWTNLEAAVARARAGK; encoded by the coding sequence TTGCTCAAGAAAATCTTCACCGGCCTGCTGCTGTCGCTGGCATTGCTCATCGTGGCGGCCCTGGCCGCGTATCTGTATTACTGGCGCCCCGCGCTGGCGCCCATCGATCCGCCTGCCGCCACGGCATTTTCGCCGCAAGTGGTGGAGCGGGGCCGCATCCTGGCTGGCATGGGCAACTGCGCCGCCTGCCATACGGCCAAGGGCGGCGCCGAATACGCAGGCGGCCACGGCCTGGCCACGCCGTTCGGCACGATTTACGCGACGAATATCACGCCCGACAGGCAAACGGGCATAGGCCGCTGGTCGCTGGCCGCCTTCCAGCGGGCCATGCGCGAAGGCGTGGGCCGCGATGGCGCGCATTTGTATCCCGTCTTTCCGTACACCCATTTCAACCTCGTATCGGATGCGGACTTGACGGCCCTGTACGCGTATTTCATGACGCGTCCGCCCGTATATGCGGCGGCGCCCGCCAACAGCGTGCCTTTTCCCCTGAACCTGCGCGCCTTGCAGGCGGGCTGGAAACTGCTGTTTTTCAAGCCAGCCAGTTTTCAGCTCGACCCCGCGCAAGGTCTGGACTGGAACCGGGGCCGCTACCTGGCCGAAGGCCTGGCCCATTGCGCCGCCTGCCACACGCCGCGCAATGCGCTGGGCGCCGAACTTGCCGGTTCGTCCTATCTGGGCGCGTCCATCGATCACTGGTATGCGCCGGCCTTGACCAGCGCCAACACGGCGCCCTTGCCGTGGACGCAGGATGAACTGTATGCCTTCCTGCGCACGGGGGCAACGGCCCTGCACGGCGTGGCGGCAGGGCCCATGTCGGCCGTCGTGCACGAAGGCATGGGCGCTTCGCCCGATAGCGATATCCGCGCCCTGTCCGTCTATTTTGCCGGCGTGGCCGGCGTCGAGCAACGCCAGGTCGATACCGATACCGTGGTGAAAGCCGGCATCGCCCGTTCGCAGCGCGTCAGCCTGGTCGACAACGACCGTGGCGCCAGCCTGTACGTGGCCGCCTGCGCGTCGTGCCACTCGAATAGCGATGGCCGGCCAGTGACCCTGCGTCCGGAACTGAGCCTGAACAGCGCCGTCAGCGCGCCCGATCCCGCCAACCTGATCCAGGTGATATTGCACGGCATCAGCAAGGACGAGGCGATGCCCGGCGTGCTGATGCCCGGCTTTGCCGCCTCGCTGACGAACAACGACGTGGCCCAGCTGGCCGCCTATTTGCGCCGCAGCCGCAGCCCCCAGCCGGCCTGGACGAACCTGGAAGCGGCCGTAGCGCGCGCGCGTGCCGGCAAGTAA
- a CDS encoding YfiR family protein codes for MPSSPRHRQRCALPTLFAIVLLASLLACSALAPCAAWAQTGAVADARRPAEVAQVLFGIISYVRWPVARQEVRVCMLGAPRYGAAIVDTPASSLGQRIRVKIPAAAATVNECDVVYLGSLPDGEREHLLAQIIGKPILSVAEPGTSCTVGTMFCLRLNEAQIGFDVNLDAIARSGLRVHPNALQIARRKGPQP; via the coding sequence GTGCCCTCCTCCCCTCGCCACCGGCAGCGCTGCGCGCTGCCCACCCTGTTCGCCATCGTGCTGCTGGCCTCGCTGCTCGCCTGCAGCGCGCTGGCGCCGTGCGCGGCGTGGGCGCAAACGGGCGCGGTGGCCGACGCCAGGCGTCCCGCCGAGGTGGCCCAGGTCCTGTTTGGCATCATCAGTTATGTGCGCTGGCCCGTGGCGCGCCAGGAAGTGCGCGTCTGCATGCTCGGTGCGCCACGCTACGGCGCGGCCATTGTCGACACGCCCGCTTCCAGCCTGGGACAGCGCATCCGCGTGAAAATCCCGGCGGCAGCCGCCACTGTCAACGAATGCGACGTCGTCTACCTGGGCAGCCTGCCGGATGGCGAACGCGAGCACTTGCTGGCGCAGATCATCGGCAAGCCGATTTTATCGGTCGCCGAACCCGGCACGTCCTGCACCGTGGGCACCATGTTCTGCCTGCGCCTGAACGAGGCGCAGATCGGTTTTGATGTCAACCTCGACGCCATCGCCCGCAGCGGCCTGCGCGTGCATCCGAACGCCTTGCAAATTGCACGTCGCAAGGGACCTCAGCCATGA